Within Candidatus Polarisedimenticolia bacterium, the genomic segment TAGCCGCCGTCGACGGGCAGGAGCGCCCCGGTGATGAAGCTCGCGTCGTCGCTGGCCAGGAAGACGACCGCGTCGGCCGCCTCGCGCGGCCGGCCGATGCGCCCGACCGGATGCGCCTCGTTCAGCCGGGCGCGGAACTGATCAACCGAAAGACCCAGCTGGCCGGCCTCGCGCACGAACAGGGGTGTCTCGATTTCGCCGCAGCAGATGGCGTTCACCCGAATCCCTCTGCGGGCGTAATCGAGGGCCATGGCCCGGGTCAGGTTGGCCACCGCCCCCTTGGCGGCGCAGTAGGCGGCGGACCGGAGGTCTCCCACCAGGCCGGCCACGGAGGAGTTGTTGACGATCGCCCCCTTGCCGCGCGCCAGCATGCGCGGGAGGACGTGCTTCGACACCAGATAGACCGAGGTGAGGTTGACGCGAAGCACCTGGTCCCATTCCTCCATGGTGACTTCGTGCAGCTCGTTCGGGACGAACGTCCCGGCGTTGTTGAACAGGACATCGATCCGGCCGTGGCTCGCGACCACGCCTTCGACGAGGCGGGCGACGTCGTCGGGATCCGTCACGTCGCAGACGACCGCCTCCGGGCGTCCGTGCCCCTTCGCCCCGAGCGCCGCCACGGCCGAGCCGCTCCCCTCCCGGGATTGGTCGGCGATGACGACTCGCGCCCCCTCCTCGAGGAACCGCTCGGCCGTCGCCAGACCGATGCCGGACGCTCCTCCGGTGATCAACGCGACCCGATCCTCGAGCCTCACGGTCCTTCCCTCCGGGCGGTGCTCCGTCGCGGGAGTCGACGATGCTGGTGCGGGAAGCCGAGATTCTATCATCACCGCGACGAAGGGGCCCCCATTGCACGGAGCCAGTGTCCATCAAGGGTTTCAAGGAAATCTTTGCCGATTTTCTCCTTGACCTTTCGCGGATCCGTGGTACATTCACGCTCGAAGCGCCCGCCCCTTTTTCCCCAGCCGCGTAGCGGAATTCCCCGCGCCCCGATTCGAGAGCCGTCCTGCGCTCTTCGAGGAGGTGTGCCGTGGTGTGTCGGTCCCGCACGTGGTTCGCGCGTCCTTATTTCCTGGTCCCGTTCTGCGCCGTGTTCCTCGGCTTTGTCGTCCTCGACGGCTCCGGCCTCGCCGCGCCGGCGCGCCCGGCGGCCCCGCAATTCAGCGGTGCCGAGCTCTATCGCGGAATCATCCTGGCGCACGGGCCGGTCGCCGGGCTGATTCCCGAGATCCGGGATCAGCTGCTGCCGCCCAGGTTCGCCCAGGACCGGCAGCTGCGGCGCGCCATCGAGATGTTCCAGGACCGCCTGATCGAGGAGATCGGCCTGACCCATCCGCAGTTCTTCGACCGCTTCGCCGCCGCCATGCGGAGCGGCGATCACCTGGCCGTCCAGGACGGGCTGGAGAGCGCCGGGCGCGTGACCCTCGAGTCCCTCGCCGGCATGCACGAGGTCGCGGCGCTCCGCGCGGCCCTCAGGGAGGATCCGGGCCGGATGCGCGGCTTCCTGGACGCCCTGAGGCAGAACCCCGAGGCGGCCGGAATCGACGACGCCACGATCCAGAAGGCGATCGAGCTCGCGATCGTCCGGGGTCTCGAGCAGGTCGACGCTCCGCAGGACCCGTACGCCGTCGACTCGTCGGTCGTCGTCGTCCTGGTCTCGGTGGCGGCGATCGTGGCCGCGATCACCGTCGTGCTCGCCCAGAGCTACGCCGCGGCACTGAACATCGCGACCGCGGTCAATGTGGCGGTGGTCGTGGTCGCCTGGACCTGGGCCTATGCCACCAAGGGCGGCGACGACCCGAAGCGAAGGAAAGCGATCTCGCGGCTCCCGCTGGACCGCGAGCAGATGGTCGATTCGATCGTCCTGGCGTTCGGGGGCTGACCGTGCGTCCGGCGCAGGTGTGCGTGGCCCTCCTCTGGGCGGCGGCGATCGGCCCGGTCCTGCTCGGCAGCCTGCCGGACAGCCCGTTGCGCCCGTCTCTCGGCTTCCGCCAGGACATGATCGCCATCGCCCCGCAGGGATGGGCCTTCTTCACCCGCGACCCCCGGGAGCCGGTCGATCGCGTCTACGCCCCGCTGCAAGCCGGTCCGAGTGCTGGGCCGGAGTGGGCGCAGGTCACCTACACGAACTCGAGCCGGCGCAACTGGCTTGGATTGAAGCGGGACGCGCGCGCCCTGAACGTCGAGCTGGCCTCCCTCCTGTCCGAGGTCGATCCCGCACAATGGAGGGACTGTCCGGGCCGGATCGAGACCTGCTTGCGGGAGCGGGACGTCCCTGCCGTGGCGGTCGTCAATCGATCCAGGATCCGCGCCCTGTGCGGCTCGATCCTCGTCGAGCGGCGGCCGCCCGCCCCCTGGGCCTGGAGCCGCGCGAAGCGTCCGGTCCTGCTGGACTCGAAGATCGCCCGGCTCGAGGTGCGCTGCGACCGGGACGGGGACCGGCCGTGAGCCCGGACCGTGACCCCATCGCTCCCTGGACCAACGTCTACGGCGCGGCGCGGACCCTCCTCGCGCTGGGGACGCTGGTGAACCTGGTCTGCGACGACGTCGACGTCCTCTTCCGGCCGCTCGGCGTCGGGATGGGAGAGACTGCCGTGGCCCTGCCGCTCGTGAGGCTGAGCCTGTTCTCGATCCTGTCGGGCGGGCGT encodes:
- a CDS encoding SdpA family antimicrobial peptide system protein, producing the protein MRPAQVCVALLWAAAIGPVLLGSLPDSPLRPSLGFRQDMIAIAPQGWAFFTRDPREPVDRVYAPLQAGPSAGPEWAQVTYTNSSRRNWLGLKRDARALNVELASLLSEVDPAQWRDCPGRIETCLRERDVPAVAVVNRSRIRALCGSILVERRPPAPWAWSRAKRPVLLDSKIARLEVRCDRDGDRP
- a CDS encoding SDR family NAD(P)-dependent oxidoreductase codes for the protein MRLEDRVALITGGASGIGLATAERFLEEGARVVIADQSREGSGSAVAALGAKGHGRPEAVVCDVTDPDDVARLVEGVVASHGRIDVLFNNAGTFVPNELHEVTMEEWDQVLRVNLTSVYLVSKHVLPRMLARGKGAIVNNSSVAGLVGDLRSAAYCAAKGAVANLTRAMALDYARRGIRVNAICCGEIETPLFVREAGQLGLSVDQFRARLNEAHPVGRIGRPREAADAVVFLASDDASFITGALLPVDGGYSAG